In the Bacillus sp. FJAT-42376 genome, TTTCCGGAAGCGAAAGAACAGCTTGATGCACTTGGGCTCGAGCTTTCCATTGAACACATCCAGCCTTTGCTTGGTTTGTTCAATAAAGTGATGGCAGAAGCCTATGAGCTCGGCAGGCAGGACGCCGCAAAATAAAAAAAGGCTTGAACGCTCTGAAGAGGGTTCAAGCCTTTTTTTGCGTCATTTTCAATCACTCAATTTCTTTTTAATCAAATCAAGCATCGGGCTGAGCTTTTTAAACATAGGCTTCATTTCTTTCAATGAACCCATAATATCGTCCACT is a window encoding:
- a CDS encoding ComZ family protein; its protein translation is MEQHEKQMEFMQIAMKYFPEAKEQLDALGLELSIEHIQPLLGLFNKVMAEAYELGRQDAAK